In Thermospira aquatica, the following proteins share a genomic window:
- the rnc gene encoding ribonuclease III, whose amino-acid sequence MSLWFSKNTSSGEISPARRKQLKDLCRKLNVHVKALALLDRAFTHASYSHENRDPLYNYERLEFLGDSVLNLGIAKLLYETRPNEKEGSLSALRSSLVDEKTLFEIAEQFSFYDYLKLGKGESLSDERARVKVLADVMESFLAVYFLEHGWENSFRLIKRLFSPVLQRRLEDGIRDYKSQLQKWALARYKEYPVYKVIGEEGPDHNKLFTVEVTLHNKWRAISTGRSKKDAEQKAAEQLFSLVQEEHEKEKENAS is encoded by the coding sequence ATGTCTCTCTGGTTTTCAAAAAATACAAGTAGTGGAGAGATTTCTCCAGCTAGGAGAAAACAGCTGAAAGATCTTTGTCGAAAACTTAATGTTCATGTAAAAGCCCTGGCCTTGTTGGACAGGGCTTTTACACATGCTTCTTATAGTCATGAAAACCGGGATCCTTTGTACAATTATGAGAGGCTTGAGTTTCTGGGGGATTCCGTGCTCAACCTTGGGATTGCAAAACTCCTCTATGAAACCCGTCCCAACGAAAAAGAAGGTTCTCTCTCGGCACTTCGTTCAAGTCTGGTGGATGAAAAAACCTTGTTTGAGATTGCCGAACAGTTTTCGTTTTACGACTATCTTAAACTGGGTAAGGGTGAATCATTGTCCGATGAAAGAGCAAGGGTAAAGGTTTTAGCGGATGTGATGGAGTCTTTTCTTGCTGTGTATTTTCTTGAGCATGGATGGGAAAATTCTTTTCGTTTAATCAAGCGTCTCTTTTCTCCTGTTTTGCAACGAAGACTTGAGGATGGGATCAGGGACTACAAAAGTCAACTTCAGAAATGGGCGCTTGCTCGTTATAAAGAGTATCCTGTTTATAAAGTAATAGGAGAAGAAGGTCCAGATCACAACAAGCTCTTTACCGTGGAGGTGACTCTCCATAACAAATGGCGAGCCATTTCTACCGGACGGAGCAAAAAAGATGCGGAACAAAAAGCAGCAGAACAGCTGTTCTCTCTTGTTCAGGAGGAACACGAAAAGGAGAAAGAGAATGCTTCGTAG
- the rpmF gene encoding 50S ribosomal protein L32 — translation MPVPKHKTAKCKTRMRRSIGYYNMQAPGISLCPNCGSRKLSHRVCPACGYYKGKQILTRTIHEA, via the coding sequence ATGCCAGTACCCAAACATAAAACCGCGAAGTGTAAGACCAGAATGCGTCGTTCCATTGGTTATTACAATATGCAGGCTCCCGGGATTTCGCTTTGTCCAAACTGTGGATCACGCAAACTTTCTCACAGGGTATGTCCTGCGTGTGGATATTACAAAGGCAAGCAGATTCTAACGCGCACGATTCACGAAGCGTAA
- the plsX gene encoding phosphate acyltransferase PlsX, with product MKIGVDIISGERDPLELVEGALEAVAEEKDITVVLIGPKETYQQILEKLQHRKRYPSHVLERIDFLHAAEVVTMEDDPLNVMKQKKDASIYVGLRAHKEKQIDAFFSPGNTGAIVVAAALILGRVKGVKKPALATFMPNIEGKANILLDVGASAQCEAQDYVKFCVMGEIYSREMLGVEKPRIGLLNIGEEEHKGTQEMKGVYKTLKELPLNFIGNVEGGDIFGTKADVIVCDGYIGNIALKTAEGAAKAISKLLKSAIKRRLLALLGLPLYMGAIAELKEKTDPERYGGAPLLGVNGNVYIGHGASGKDAIRYGIKAAARAVRHEVLAKIHTELEDFHLV from the coding sequence ATGAAAATCGGTGTTGATATTATTAGCGGAGAAAGAGATCCTCTTGAGCTCGTTGAGGGTGCTCTTGAGGCTGTTGCTGAAGAGAAGGATATCACCGTTGTTTTGATAGGTCCAAAAGAGACCTATCAGCAAATTTTAGAAAAGCTTCAGCATCGCAAAAGGTATCCTTCTCATGTGCTTGAGAGGATAGATTTTCTTCACGCTGCAGAAGTAGTTACCATGGAAGATGATCCTCTCAATGTCATGAAACAAAAAAAAGATGCGAGCATCTATGTAGGTCTTCGTGCACACAAAGAGAAACAGATAGATGCCTTCTTCTCTCCTGGGAACACTGGTGCTATTGTAGTAGCGGCTGCGCTTATTCTTGGGAGAGTAAAGGGAGTAAAAAAGCCTGCGCTTGCAACCTTTATGCCTAACATAGAGGGGAAAGCCAACATCCTTTTAGATGTTGGGGCTAGTGCTCAGTGTGAGGCGCAGGATTATGTGAAGTTTTGTGTGATGGGAGAGATCTATAGTCGGGAAATGCTTGGTGTGGAAAAGCCTCGCATTGGACTTTTGAATATTGGTGAAGAAGAGCACAAGGGTACACAGGAGATGAAGGGAGTTTACAAAACCCTGAAGGAGCTTCCTTTAAACTTTATAGGGAATGTTGAGGGCGGGGATATTTTTGGCACGAAAGCAGATGTGATTGTCTGTGACGGATATATTGGAAATATTGCTCTTAAAACAGCCGAAGGAGCCGCTAAAGCTATCTCGAAGCTTTTGAAGTCAGCGATCAAAAGACGTCTTCTTGCCCTTTTGGGTTTGCCTTTGTATATGGGGGCGATTGCTGAGCTCAAGGAGAAAACTGATCCTGAGCGTTACGGTGGCGCACCCCTGTTGGGTGTTAATGGAAATGTCTATATTGGTCACGGAGCATCAGGAAAGGATGCTATACGGTATGGTATTAAGGCGGCAGCTCGCGCTGTTCGTCACGAGGTGCTTGCCAAAATTCATACAGAGCTGGAGGATTTTCATCTCGTATAG
- the fabF gene encoding beta-ketoacyl-ACP synthase II: protein MEKRRVVVTGIGTINACGLNVESFWDSLKNGRSGISRVTNVDLKDSPSLIGGEVKNDVFNPEEFIDKKLAKRMDRFSHFGWVAAEEAVKSSGLENANVDKDRVGVLIAAGIGGIQTFYENSIKMERDGHKRVSPLMIPMIITDITSGYVSIRYGYRGPNYSVSSACASAAHAIAMAYNHILVDDADVMVVGGAEAAITPLGFAGFTQAMALSTHYNDEPTKGSRPFDKDRDGFVMGEGAGVLVLEELNHALKRGAPIYAEMLGYGMSADAHHITAPCPDGAGAALAMEVALRKTGLKPTDIQLVNTHGTSTPLGDVAETMAIKRVFGDYAYKLKVNSTKCMTGHTLGAAGGIEAVAVVKMLQEGIIHPTINLDNPDEQCDLDYVPHKAIKMDVEYAISNSFGFGGHDVSLVFKKYK, encoded by the coding sequence ATGGAGAAAAGAAGAGTCGTTGTTACCGGAATCGGTACCATCAATGCCTGTGGATTAAATGTGGAGTCCTTCTGGGATTCTTTGAAGAATGGTCGTTCCGGCATATCTCGGGTAACGAATGTTGACCTCAAGGATTCTCCTTCCTTGATTGGTGGAGAGGTGAAAAACGATGTTTTCAATCCCGAAGAATTTATAGACAAGAAGCTTGCAAAGCGCATGGATCGTTTTAGCCATTTTGGTTGGGTGGCAGCAGAGGAGGCTGTCAAGTCCAGTGGGCTTGAGAACGCTAACGTGGACAAAGATAGAGTGGGGGTGCTGATTGCTGCTGGTATCGGCGGGATTCAGACCTTTTATGAAAACTCTATTAAAATGGAGAGAGATGGTCATAAGCGAGTCTCTCCGTTGATGATTCCGATGATTATTACGGACATTACTTCAGGGTATGTTTCTATCAGGTATGGCTATCGGGGTCCAAATTATTCTGTGTCCTCTGCATGTGCTTCGGCTGCCCATGCGATAGCGATGGCTTACAACCATATTCTCGTGGATGATGCGGATGTGATGGTGGTTGGTGGTGCGGAGGCAGCTATTACCCCTCTCGGGTTTGCTGGCTTTACTCAGGCAATGGCGCTTTCTACCCATTATAACGACGAGCCGACGAAGGGTTCTCGTCCCTTTGATAAGGATAGAGATGGTTTTGTGATGGGAGAGGGAGCAGGTGTGCTTGTTCTTGAAGAGCTGAATCATGCTCTGAAGCGTGGGGCACCGATTTATGCGGAGATGCTAGGGTACGGTATGAGTGCCGATGCACATCACATCACGGCTCCCTGTCCGGATGGTGCGGGGGCAGCTCTGGCGATGGAGGTGGCTCTCCGTAAGACTGGCCTTAAGCCCACCGATATTCAGCTGGTAAATACTCATGGTACTTCCACACCACTTGGCGATGTGGCAGAAACGATGGCTATTAAGCGGGTGTTTGGCGACTATGCTTACAAACTGAAGGTAAATTCGACGAAATGTATGACAGGCCACACCCTGGGAGCTGCTGGTGGTATCGAGGCAGTTGCTGTAGTGAAGATGCTTCAGGAGGGAATTATTCATCCAACGATTAATCTGGATAATCCTGATGAGCAGTGTGATCTTGACTACGTTCCCCATAAAGCGATAAAGATGGATGTGGAATACGCTATCAGCAACTCTTTTGGATTTGGTGGACATGATGTCTCTCTGGTTTTCAAAAAATACAAGTAG
- the fabG gene encoding 3-oxoacyl-[acyl-carrier-protein] reductase yields the protein MGRLAGKNAIVTGSARGIGKAIATRLADEGANVVIVDVNLDAAEETAKELAAKGVKTMAMKVNVVNYEEVEAMVNKTKEAWGSVDILVNNAGITRDNLILKMTPEDFDLVIDINLKGVFNGIKAVYPVMMKQRSGKIINIASIIGLMGNAGQANYAASKAGVIALTKTAAKELAGRGVQVNAVAPGYIKTAMTDQLPDAVKEEMLKLVPMKRMGLPEDVASVVFFLASPDSDYVTGQTITVDGGMVMA from the coding sequence ATGGGAAGACTTGCTGGAAAGAATGCAATTGTAACCGGTTCTGCTCGTGGTATTGGCAAGGCTATTGCTACCCGTCTGGCAGATGAAGGTGCAAATGTTGTGATCGTTGATGTGAACCTCGATGCAGCTGAAGAGACAGCAAAAGAGTTGGCAGCCAAAGGGGTAAAAACGATGGCCATGAAGGTCAATGTGGTGAATTATGAGGAAGTGGAAGCCATGGTGAACAAGACCAAAGAGGCATGGGGAAGTGTGGATATCCTCGTGAATAATGCTGGTATCACAAGAGATAACCTCATCCTCAAGATGACCCCTGAGGATTTTGATCTTGTGATTGATATCAACCTCAAGGGTGTGTTTAATGGCATTAAGGCTGTTTACCCTGTGATGATGAAGCAGAGAAGTGGAAAGATTATCAACATCGCCTCTATTATTGGTCTCATGGGGAATGCAGGACAGGCAAACTACGCTGCAAGTAAAGCTGGAGTGATAGCTTTGACAAAGACGGCAGCAAAAGAACTGGCAGGTCGTGGTGTCCAGGTGAACGCTGTGGCTCCCGGATACATTAAAACGGCGATGACAGATCAGCTTCCTGATGCAGTAAAAGAGGAGATGCTTAAGCTCGTGCCCATGAAACGCATGGGTCTCCCTGAAGATGTGGCAAGTGTTGTATTTTTCCTTGCTTCACCTGATTCTGATTATGTGACGGGTCAGACGATTACCGTTGATGGAGGAATGGTGATGGCCTAA
- a CDS encoding beta-ketoacyl-ACP synthase III codes for MYKAVIKGMGMYVPEKVLTNHDLEKMVETNDEWITTRTGIKERRIAADDQATSDLAVIAARQAIEKAGLTPQDIDMVIVATITPDYVFPATAALVQDKLGIPHTGTVDIEAACSGFIYALSMANAYVVSGMYKNVLVIGAETLSRIVDWQDRTTCILFGDGAGAAVIGQGDAKESSGFIGFSLGGDGSYADLLALPAGGSKNPASHETVDQRLHYMKMNGNATFKVAVRTMTEALESILKEHNIDPSEVKLIVPHQANLRIISAIAERLSVGEDRVMVNLQKYGNTSSATIPMALYEAIEEGRVKKGDLVAMVAFGGGFTWGAALLRL; via the coding sequence ATGTACAAAGCTGTCATTAAAGGTATGGGTATGTATGTACCTGAAAAGGTACTCACCAACCATGACCTGGAAAAGATGGTGGAAACTAATGATGAGTGGATTACGACCCGCACAGGTATAAAAGAACGCCGGATAGCAGCTGATGATCAGGCCACTTCGGATCTGGCGGTAATAGCAGCACGGCAGGCTATTGAAAAGGCGGGTCTTACACCACAGGATATTGACATGGTGATTGTGGCGACGATTACCCCTGACTATGTGTTTCCAGCAACAGCTGCACTGGTGCAGGACAAACTGGGGATACCTCATACGGGCACAGTGGATATTGAGGCCGCATGTTCTGGTTTTATTTATGCTCTTTCTATGGCTAATGCCTACGTGGTAAGTGGCATGTACAAGAATGTCCTTGTGATTGGAGCGGAGACACTCTCGAGGATTGTGGACTGGCAAGACAGAACTACCTGTATTCTCTTTGGTGATGGGGCGGGTGCTGCTGTGATAGGACAGGGTGATGCGAAAGAGAGTTCTGGTTTTATTGGTTTTAGTCTTGGTGGTGATGGGTCGTATGCAGATCTTCTTGCGCTTCCTGCCGGTGGATCTAAAAATCCTGCTTCTCATGAAACGGTAGATCAAAGGCTCCACTATATGAAAATGAACGGTAACGCTACCTTTAAGGTGGCTGTGCGTACGATGACAGAGGCACTTGAGTCTATTTTAAAAGAGCATAATATCGATCCCTCAGAAGTGAAGCTTATTGTGCCCCATCAGGCAAATTTACGGATCATCTCGGCTATTGCTGAAAGGTTGAGTGTTGGAGAGGATCGTGTGATGGTGAATCTCCAGAAGTACGGAAATACCAGTTCTGCAACGATTCCGATGGCTCTCTATGAGGCTATAGAGGAGGGCCGTGTGAAGAAGGGTGATCTGGTGGCAATGGTAGCATTTGGAGGAGGGTTTACCTGGGGTGCAGCCCTTCTCAGATTATAA